The nucleotide window GTCTCTGATTGATGTTTAAAGCCACGAGGCTGCATGCGGGTCCGTGCAGTGTCCCGGGCCCTCACTGGAGTTGATGAGCACTTGGCTAGCTGCCTGACCGTCCCCTGTCACCCTCAGCTAGGAGATGATGATGTGGCAGACAGCTCGGCCTTCTATGCCAAGCGCAGCTACCAGCCACATGGCCGCTGGGCGGAGCGGGCTGACCAAGAGCCTCTCAAGACCATCCTGGATGCCCGGGACCTGGATTGCTGCTTTACCCCCATGAAGCCCGAGAGCCTAGAAGATTCTGTTCTAGATACAGTGGAGTCGCAGAGACTGGCGGGCCTGCTGAGCGAGGTATAGACTGCCTGCCCCAGCCCGGCCTACAGTCCCTGCACCATGACTGCCGGCGCAGGACCTGGGGCCTCAGTGCTCTCGTTCTGGAGATAAAGCTGACTGTCCCACTCCAGGGGTGTGAGAGGGTTACATGAGATGGTAGAGGGCAGGAGGGTGAGCCTCGGACCTGGTGCACAGTGAAACTTACCAGGGCAGACCAGAAAGCGGGGAGGTGGGGTCGCAGGGGGTTAAGAGCTTGGGCCCGAGGGCAGGCCTGTGCCTGAGTTGGGGGCATTTGAGCAGGTGGAGCCCTGGCCCTACCCCTTCCCGGCTCTGTAACTTGCAGCAAGGCTTGATTCTCTGGGCTTTGAGTTTCAAAaatatggtcatttaaaaaaaaaaaagggacttccctgacggtccagtggttaagactccatgctcccaatgcagggggtctgggttcgatccctggtcatgccgcaactaagagcctgcatgctacaactaaagatcTTGCACGCGGccactaagacccggcgcagccaaataaataaataaatattttttaaaaagaaaggtgactaagaaaaaagatttcagaaaaggtcatttttttaaaatggtcatAAAAAAAACATTGCACATGTGGCTTTTACAGTAATCCCATTCACAGGGTCTGGGCCCTAGCAAGGCTTGATTCTCTGGGCTTTGATTTCAAAaatatggtcatttaaaaaaaaaaaagggacttccctgacggtccagtggttaagactccatgctcccaatgcagggggtctgggttcgatccctggtcatgccgcaactaagagcctgcatgctacaactaaagatcTTGCACGCGGccactaagacccggcgcagccaaataaataaataaatattttttaaaaagaaaggtgactaagaaaaaagatttcagaaaaggtcatttttttaaaatggtcatAAAAAAAACATTGCACATGTGGCTTTTACAGTAATCCCATTCACAGGGTCTGGGCCCTAAAAGGTACTGAAGCAACTTTAGctcttattctttttcaaacaaaattcttttttattctattatataaGTTTGCTTATGTGGCATAATATAAATAGTTATGTgcataaatcataaatatatagtTTGATGAATTGCTACCTGTGTACACACCGATGTATCCACCACCCAAGTCAAAATATAGAGCATTTTCTACCTCTTGGAAGGGGATCTTGGAGGACCCCCTTGTGTCTCTTCCAATCAGTACCCCCAGTGAGGTaaccagcattcttttttttcttttttttttggctgcattgagtcttcattgctgcacgcgggctttctctagattcggcgagcgggagctactcctcgttgcggtgcacaggcttctcattgcggtggcttctcttgttgcagagcacgggctctaggcgtgtgggcttcagtagttgtggcacacgggctcagtagttgtggcacgcaggctcagtagttgtggctcatgggctctaaagtgcaggctcagtagttgtggcacccagcttagttgctccgcagcatgggggatcttcccggaccagggctcgaacccgtgtcccctgctttggcaggcagattcttaaccactgagccaccagggaagccctggtaacCAGCATTCTGACCTCTCTCGCCATGGATTGGTTTGCCTATTATTGAATTTCATATGAATAGACTCTTAGTGGGTTGGAGCCATACctcttccttatctgtaaagggGCTGATGATAATGCAGGGGCAGCACAGAGTGAGCTCATCAtggccccagcccaggccctggctCACGGAGCATCCAGCAGTGAGGGCTGCCATCACTACCTACATCTTTACCGTTACCGTCGGTGTTGGTGGAACACCTAGCAGCTTGGGAGGGCCCTGGTTGCCACGGCTGCCTCGGATGGCTGTGCTGTCTTCCCCCACAGTCAGAGAGTCCCCAGGACAATGGCTGCAGGCCTCCCTCCTTACCACTCCTACAGAGGGAGTCTTCTGAGGCCAGCGAGCTCATCATCTACCCCCTGGAGACAGAGGTGACAGTCACAGGGACAGACAGGTGGGTGTCCTTTGCACCAATGGGAACCTTAGTTGGAGAGAGGAAGCCTCAGCTGGTAGGCACACCCTGGAAGAACTGCTCTCCGCTCTCCCAGTGGGCCTGTGGGAGGGAGGCGGGCGGGGGGTGAAGCCCGGATGGTGCAGGAGCCCAGCCCTGCAGCCTTTGCTGCAACCTGGCTCCCTGGTTCCAGGAGAAGGTGCAGGGGCCTCTGGAGGCGGCAGGAGAGGTGAGGCTGTACTCCCAGCCAGAGTAGGTGTAGATGTCTAGGCGTTCTGGGTGGGGGCCACTTGTTTACTAATCAGTATGTTATCATTCCCTCGCCCCACCCCCACGGGCACTGCAGCAAGTACTGTGCAGAGGAGGTAGAGAGGGCGCCAGGAGACCAGCAAGGTGACTCTTACCTCAGGGCCCCCTCCATCGGCTCAAAGGACCAGAGCCCACCTGAGGGTGAGTGAGCACCAGGCAGTACACCCTGCAGGAGTCTGTTCATCTGGCCAGGTCCCTTTCTGGGCACTGATGGTGACCTTGACCGAGTCTTTCTGAAGCCCAGAGTCTGTCACAGagacagacatggtccctgctaTTGTCGCTCTAGAATTCTGGAGCCCAACTTCCCACCAGTGGGAGCCCAGCTCTGCACCTTCCTCGAAGTGTAGCCTTGCTGGTCCATAAAAATAGGGGGCGGGTCTTATCATCCCccttctgcagatgaggaaactgaagccctgaGATCCAGAGCGCCTTACCTGACTCAGTCAGGGCCCAGCTTTGGACTCCTGACCCCTCCCACCCTGTCTTCCAGACTCAGGGGAGTCAGAGGCCAACTTGGAGTGCAGCTTTACCACCATCCATTCCTCCCCTCCACAGCCAGACCCAGACCCTCAGTTTGATGTGACGCCCCCTACACCAGGTAAGTAGGGGCCAGATGTGGGGAAGGGCAGTGTGTGGGCCTGGCCAGGGGATGGTCATGATATATAACCGCTGGCCCAACATCAACCCTGCATTTGGTGGCCACTGAGCACCAGTTTCCTCCCCTGGAAGACAGATGCATTAGCCCTTCCTTCTCCGCCTGGTGGCAACAGAGTGTGTGATGGGCAAGTCCAGCTTTCTCCATTGTTAAGTGGCCAGTGGCTTTTTCAGAGCGTCTGCCATGATTCATGGTGTTGATGGTTCTCTCCTGCCCACTCCCTCTCCCCgacccccttctcctctccccaggaTGCCCAGGTACCACAGAAGAGTTGTCCCAGCCCGAGGTGCCAAGCATATCCAACGGCTCCCTGCCCCAGACCCCTGAGCAAGAGAAGTTCCTCCGCCACCACTTCGAGACACTTACTGACGCCCACCCTGAGGGTAGGCCATGCCCCTCTCTGACCCCTGCCTGGGCAGCATCCAGGACTGGGCTCAGTGTGGGCTTCTCTGGGGTAAGGCTTTCCCTGGCAGGGCTGGCGAGGGTGGTGGGAGGGCGTATGTTTTACTTAGGGGCCCAGCTGTAtggtttcttctgcctgctccaTTTGCTTCCAAAGTGTGTGTTGTCTATTGATGGGGGTTTCTGAGGATCTGTCTGCTGGTCTGTGGGTCTGCCTGGGCCCAGGGCCGGCTGGCTGGAGGGATTCTGAGGGTGCCCTCGGCATCTTGCCCTAGAGCTCTTCCACGGATCCCTGAGAGACCTGAAGGCCTCTGAGGCCGAGGACGACTTCTTCAATCCCCGGCTGAGCATCTCAGGCCAGTTCCTCTCCCGCCTCCAGAAGACATCCAGGTGGGAGCTGGTGAACTAGTGAACCCCCACCCTGCCTTCCAGCTCTCTGTCTCCCCGCGGGGTGGGGCTGTGTGCCCTCAGGCGCCCCCAGGGCAGCCACAACCACCTGTTTTCTCGCCTACAGGTTCACCCACACCTTCCCTTCCCGGCTGCCCCTGCACCTCGTGAAATCCCCAGAGGTCAAACTCATGGATCTTGGGGGGAGCCCGCCCAGAGCAGAGCCCCTGAGAGCAGGTACTGGCTACACCTGCCCAGGCAGGACCAACGTGAGTACTGGGGCCGCTTCCCTCGAGACATAGGGCTGGGAGCCTGGTGGCCTCCTCCTCACCTCAAGGCTGTGCTTGCAGGTCATCTCTGGGGGGAAGGATGAGGAGCCCCTCGAGACCCTGGAAGCCTGGTCCCCACTGAGTGAGTGTCCCCATCCCCAGGTGAAAAGCCCTAGCCTTCTCAGCAAATGGCCCTGGGTGCCTAGCTGAGCCACGGTGGGGATGGACAGGATCCACTCAGACCCTGCAGCCACCCTGGCTGGGGCTCCCTGTCCATCAGCTCTGAGCTGGGGTGTGAGAGTAAGCTGCCTCTTCCTTTCTAGCCCCCTGCCTCACGGGCCTGGCGCCCTGCATCCTGCCCTCCTCTGTGCCGCCCACAGACAAGACGCCTCCGACACCCGCAGCTCTACCCACTCCAGGCCTGGCTCAGGGTGTCCACACCCCCACCGCCCGCTCCTGCATGGAGGCCACTGCCAGTTCCTGTGCCAAGATACCACGCAGCATTTCCAATGAGGACAGTGAGGGCCCTGTCCTGGCTGAGCTGGCCAGGCCTCTGTGCAGGTCCTCGTCCCTGGGGAAGCTGGCCTCCCTGGGCCAGGAGCTCCAAGTCATCACCACCACAGTGACACCCAGTTCTGACAGTGAGGGTCAAGAAGCTGCCCTGCCCTCCCGGGGCAACCATGAGGCCCGCGCCAGCCTGAAACTCACCCTGTCAAGCATCTGTGACAGGCTCGTGTTGCCCCCACCCCAACTGGAGCCTCCCACCACGTGTGTATGGTCCCAGGAGCCTGTGGCCACCCAGCCCAGTGTCACGGTCACAACAGCCAGcttcctggcccccagccctgtgGATAGGAGTGCCCCAAGGCTCCACAACGCCACCTTTCTCCCAAGTTTCCTGGCCACCGAGTCCCTCAATACACCTTCCAATCCCAACAGCCCCCCACTTccagaggccaggccaggggTCCCTGGCAGCATCACCTCCCTCCTGGAGCCCACCCCTGGTGAGTACCATCCTTGGGACAAGGGATCGTCCCCTAAGCTCATCCCATGTAACAGCTGGCTCAGCTCCAAAGGTGGGCACTTGACCTGGCCACAGGCGCTGtgccactcattcattcattgcctTACATATTTAGTGAGTACCTCGTTTGTGTTGGGCTTTGTTCTGGGCCCTGGGGACGTGCGACCTGGTGGTAAACAAGACTACAGAGAATTGACACCTTAACTGGGGGAGAAGCCCAGACTAAATCTATAAGGAAAGTGTTAAGTGTATCACAAAGTGATGTGtgctgagaaaaagagaaagaaagggtttAGGGAGTGACAGGTGGGAGCAGTGGTTAGTCTTAAGCAGGATGATGAGAAAAGCCTTCAggaagaaggtggcatttgagcagagacctgcagGAGGGGTGGGAAGGTAGCCTTGGGGACTGAGGGAAGCgtcccaggcagagggacaaCAGTTGGGGTCGGCCCAGCAACACTGGACTCTTTAGACCAGCTAAAAAGTAGAAGTGTCTTTCTCATTTCATCCCCTACACCCCCAGATGCGCTCAGTCCAGTCCAGGGCTGCCCTGGACACTGCGGGGAACCGAAGGGGCCAGCCAGGGTCCTGCCCACAGATCCCCTTGAGCTGAGCAATGTGGGGACCGTCGTGCACAGACTGCAGACTACCTTCCAAGAAGCCCTGGACCTTTACCACCTGGTGAGCCGAGCCCCAGGGCCAGGGGAGAGGACTGAGGGGCTCCCTGGCACTGCCTGGCCCAGGTGGCCCCTAACAAGATGGGCGCCCCTTGCAGATGGTCTCCAGTGACGAGGCGAGCGCCGAGCAGCGGCAGGCACGGACTGAGCTGGCCTCCACTTTCCTTTGGATCCACAGCCAGTTAGAGGCCAACAACTGGCTGGTTGGGACCGATgtggccccagcccaggccctgcccagcccaggccccccctccccacctacACTGTGCCCCCTGGCCAGCCCAGATTTGCGTGCCCTGCTGGAACACTACTCAGAGCTGCTGGTGCAGGCCGTGCGGAGGAAGGCACGGGGGGACTGAGAGCCAGCAGGCCCCTCCACCGCAGCCCTGCTGCTTCTGAAGAAATAGTTACTTTACGCAAATAAACTGACAGCTTGGAGGAGCGGTTCCTGGTGCCTGTTCTGGCGCATCCACAAAGCCCCCTTCAGAtggctgcagggagagagggTAGAGAGCCCAGGGAACTCACAGATGCCgcagtgccaggccctgttccagGACTCTAGTGGGGAACACAGGACTGTTGGGGAACTGCAGTAATGATGACCCCAGCACCTGGCTCCCACGTCACCTGTCCCCAGCCCACTGAGCTGCTGTGGAGTCACGGGTGGTCCTTGCCCAGTGGGGCCCAGCTGTACTCTAGGGAGGGGCCAGCCCTTCTTCCCTGCCCCCTACTGATGCGCAAGAACCCACTGGAGCCTCTGTGATCACCATGTCCCAGACCCTGGCTACCAGTTCACATACTGCCACAACACTGGCTCATGGCCCCTGAGCCAGGCCCATGCTGGATCCTGTGAGCTCCAGGCTTTTGTTCCCACTTGCAGCAGGGTAAAGTGAGGAAGGACAAATCCGGGGAGCATGCCCAGGCCACCCAGCAGCTGGGACCAGTAATTCCTTCCCCAGCAAGACTGTGTCCAGCTTCAACATCCCGTGAGCTCCCAGCACTGGTACCAGCTTCCCTAGGCAGCAGGCATCTAGCCACGTGGCAGGTCTGCTAAGAAGGACACTCTTGTGACCACAAAAGCCCTCACCGTCCCAAGTCTAAAAAGGAAGCTGGCAGGAGCAGGACCCTCCTAGAGCACAGTCGTACCGTGCAGCCTGCTTGGCCTGAACCCCCACTTGCCTGTGAGTTCCTCCCTGCTCTGTTTGGTGATCACGGCCCAccagaaacaggctcagagagatccAGTGCCTCGCCTCGGGTCCCATAGAGTTGAGTCAAACGAGGCTTGCCTGGTGGTAGAGCCAGACTCTAACATGAGGACGTGGCTCTCTGTTGGCCCTGTAAACACTGAACCAATCATGCAGTTGTTGAAAAAAATCCTACCAGCCCCGAGGAATTGCTGGTCCCAGCTGCTGTCACTGCTCTACACGGTAGGCGTAGAGCGAGGAACAGGACAAGCAAAGCATCTGCCCTCGTGGCATTCACCTTCTAGAAAGTGAAACAcgacagaaattaaaataactgtATAACTGTAGGTAAACTAAGGGCATTCCCTGTGCTGGTTACAGGCCTTTCTTAGGTGATGTTGGAGCTGACACTTGATAGAGGGCACAGGCCGTGTGGCCACTCGGGCAAGTATCCAGGCAGGCAAAGGCCAGTGCAGAGGCCCCATGGCAAGCTCAGACGTACATGAAAGGAATAGCAGTGAAGCCAGGAGGCTGGAATGGAGTGAGCTCAGGGCAAGggtggagaggaggtgggaggaagaaTGGGTCCCACTGGGCAGGGCCTTGTTGCTTCATGACATTTAAATCCAAGACACATTCACAAtatagtttttttcccctaaataaaaTGCCTTATCTTGGTGTTTGGGAAGATGCCCAGTATTGTTTATTTCTCAAggctccctctccctgccccggcCCACTGGCCACCCCTGCAGACTGGAGACCCACTTGCCCTGCCTGCCTCGGCCACAGGTGCCTAAGATCTCTCAGGCGATTGGTTTCCAGGCCCCTGGACACCCAGGGGACCACCTTGAGCCTCGGTCCCTCATGGATTttacccctcctcccaccctgtaTCATGGTTAACTCTTCAACTCCAGGTAGCAAACACCTGGCTTAAGAGGCCCCAAGCTATAGGGACATTTGTTACTCTTGATTCTTTTCCTGCTCTATTTCACCCTCTGTGAGTCTGAGTTTCACTCTCCAGCTTAGGCCCTCACGGTGGCAACATGGCTGCCATAGCTCCCAGCAGTACACCTTCACCCAACCAGGAGCAAAGACACAAAGCAGGGCAGCCACCAGGATAGTGGGGAAAAAGTGCAAAGCCTTCTTAGATTCCTCCCCTTTCAGAGCAGTTGCAGGCAACAGGATTGGAGATGGCTTTAATTTGCTTGGACCAGCCACCTCCCCTGTCCTGGGCCTTTTACTGTTGCAACAAAATTGGGTTCTCTCAGCACAAAAGGAAGGTGGGCTGGTAGGATCCAGTGTGTCTGCCAGTCTCCACCTCCTAATGCCAAGCTCTTCAGCCCTGGAAGGACCAGACTTTCCTCAGACAAACCGACTGGTTAAGAAACCACTGCTGAtcaatgtgtgtgcatgtgacaGTGTTCCAGCAGGAAGAGGACAGCATGCTCACGTGGGATATTTGAAAGAGAGTTTAGCAGAGGGATCATTAGCAGAGAAGTGGACAGGGAACAGGGAAACCTCAGGGCCAGTGCATTACCCTAGACTGGTAACAGAGGAGAGGTGTTACTCCCCACACAAGGCACAAGGGAGCAAAGTGGAACCCAGAAGAGCAAATCCTGGAGAGAGCTGCCCTGAGGGGAGTTGTGTTCCTGGCAACCCCACAGGGAGGGAGTTAGGGgaacccctcccccatcttctgCCAGGCTCCCCATTGTCTAAACCCCACTGGAAGCCAGAGGGCCCAGGAGCCCAAATGATACTGACCACCCAGGTCAGCTTCCCAGGACACAGAGCAGGACAGAAAAGGGACCTGGGGGCAAGTAAAGATACCCGGCCCCAGGGTTTTTCCCCAATGTGTTTTCAGCAACAACTCAGGAACCAGTTGTCCCAAGAGACGTGGTGTTGGGCATGGAGAACTGGGCACCTGAGACGAACAAAATAGCTCCCATAACCCACTCACTGGCTTGTTCTTCAGTGCATCTGGCCCCAGTGCATCTGGCCCTATGTCGGTCAGGTCCTAGATACTGGGCTGCTGACTCAGGCCAGGCACACCAGTCATAGCTGCGTAAAGTCCAACAATTGGGAGATGGGAGACACTTAAAATCCCACTTTACAGGgacatccctggcagtccagaggttaagactccacccttccactgcagggcgcacaggtttgatccctggtcagggaactaagatcttgcaagccgtGCAgtgaagccaaaaacaaaaaacaaaaaacaaaaatcccatttTACATGGGCTGATTGAAACTGAGATGCTTGCCTAGCCACCCCACCCTTCAAGACTTTTGAGCAACCCGCATTTATGTCTGCTGCATGCCAGATCCTCTCCCTGGGTGATCTACATGGATTTTCAACACAAACCATTGGTAGGAAGACTCATTAGTCCcatttccagatgaagaaacaggctctgCAAGAcaagaagtgacttgcccaggtccTGCAGACATAAAGTGGCAAAGCTCTGGGCCAGCAGGCTTCCAGCGCTTCCTCTGTTGCTTCCGCAAATGAATTACCTGGACTGACTCTCAGGGAAtgtgaagaaatgaataaatattgctTCTTTCACCATCAAGCCTTTTATAGactgttcctctgcctggaaaaccCTCCGTTTACCAGAAACCTCTTCTTCCTTCAAGGCTCACACCTAGGAAGTCATCCCTGAACCCTTAGACTGGATCAGGAGCCTCTTCTGGGTCCCCTGAGCCCCCTGGCTTTTCCCCATTGAAGCCTGGGTCACTCTGCCTGTGCTTCCCCCATCATAGCCTTGGTCATTCTGGACTGTCACTGGTGTGTCTCCCCCATGGACCTTTATGTCTTCATTTTCAGTGCTCAGCTAGGCCTGGCCTATAGTTGGAGCTCAGAAAATCGTTGGGTGAATAAGTGAAAGTAACCGCATGGGGAATATTCAAAATCCTTAACCCCTGGCTAAGAAGCCAATGACCAATCTAGAAAGGAGCCTGGCCAGAGTGCTGGGGTAAGGGTCCTGGGAGCCCCCGGCTGTGTCAGGTGACCCCTTATAGTTCCTGGACCGTAGGAGAGTGAGGGAGTTACTAGGAGCTGGACTAGTAACAACCAGTATCGTGATACCCCGTACACTTGAACAGTGCTTCCGGCTGAACGTCAGCTCGGGGCATCTGTGGATCAGAGAGGTAGAGTTTCCTGCTTGAAAATGCACAGGCTGGATCCTCACTTTGACCTTACCAATTGGACCCTGCTGTCTCTCCACCCTCTGGAGCAAGCAATCACAGTcaccccctcccccgcttcctcAGATGGCTGCTGTGATTTGAATAACCAAGCAGGCTGTTGGATGTCCGGTAGTGACTAATTTGCTTGGCAAACAGACCCTCAGGTCCTTGGCCCTGCTGGTAATATGGAAAAACACTCAGCCCCCctggggtctctgtttcctctccccacccccaagagcTGCTTAAGTTCCAGTCTTGCCCTTGCTTGACCTCCCTGGGGGCCCTAGTGCTTGTCTTCCCCTGGAGGCTGGAGAGTACCCTCAGGAAcctggcagaggaggagggggaggaacgGCAGGCCCAAGGCAGAGGTAACTGGAGCCAGCTAAGTCTGCCCCCTGGGCCTGTCACAAAATTTGCATGGAGAGAATGAGACCTCTCCGTgacttccccctcccttcccacctggaATAGTCCTCCTGGGCCAGAGGTCTGACAGCAGGTGGAGGAAGCAGCCCTGTGTGGGGGGGGAGCTGTTACCGGTGACGATGCCTCGTGCCTTCCTGGTCAGGAGTCGGCGTCCACAGCCACCCAACTGGGGCCACCTACCTGACCACCTCCGGGGAGATGCCTATGTCCCAGGTGGGCCCCTCACTGGGCCTAgaggtgaggggcaggggagaCACAAAGCATCACCATCTGGCTTCTCTCCTCAGACTGCAGCAGCCTGAGGGGGCCACCGGCACACCAgtcttctagcctccaggactcTTGGGCAGCGGTAAGTCTTGCAGCTGGTCCACAAGACCCTGCTCAGTTTCACCCCTGCCCGCTCTCAGCCTCAAGAGAAACTGCCTGCCCCTTACCCCCTCATGCCACTCCAGCCTCAGGACTTTTCCACCCATTGTCCTCTCTGCTGggaatgccttttctttcttagtaGTGGGCTCACTGTTAGCCCTCATCCCAAGTACCCTTTCCCCAGGGTGGGCAGCCACAGCCCCTGCCCCGAGGGAGTCTCTGCCCAGTGGGGCAGAAGAACAGGATTCAAGCCAATAAGTGGATGGTGGTTTGCATTGTGTCAGAGAATCAGACAAGGTGACAGGAGctggatgggggatgggggaggagctTTGGGGTCTCTCAGAA belongs to Physeter macrocephalus isolate SW-GA unplaced genomic scaffold, ASM283717v5 random_413, whole genome shotgun sequence and includes:
- the WDR62 gene encoding WD repeat-containing protein 62, producing the protein MRVRAVSRALTGVDEHLASCLTVPCHPQLGDDDVADSSAFYAKRSYQPHGRWAERADQEPLKTILDARDLDCCFTPMKPESLEDSVLDTVESQRLAGLLSERESSEASELIIYPLETEVTVTGTDSKYCAEEVERAPGDQQGDSYLRAPSIGSKDQSPPEDSGESEANLECSFTTIHSSPPQPDPDPQFDVTPPTPGCPGTTEELSQPEVPSISNGSLPQTPEQEKFLRHHFETLTDAHPEELFHGSLRDLKASEAEDDFFNPRLSISGQFLSRLQKTSRFTHTFPSRLPLHLVKSPEVKLMDLGGSPPRAEPLRAGTGYTCPGRTNVISGGKDEEPLETLEAWSPLTPCLTGLAPCILPSSVPPTDKTPPTPAALPTPGLAQGVHTPTARSCMEATASSCAKIPRSISNEDSEGPVLAELARPLCRSSSLGKLASLGQELQVITTTVTPSSDSEGQEAALPSRGNHEARASLKLTLSSICDRLVLPPPQLEPPTTCVWSQEPVATQPSVTVTTASFLAPSPVDRSAPRLHNATFLPSFLATESLNTPSNPNSPPLPEARPGVPGSITSLLEPTPDALSPVQGCPGHCGEPKGPARVLPTDPLELSNVGTVVHRLQTTFQEALDLYHLMVSSDEASAEQRQARTELASTFLWIHSQLEANNWLVGTDVAPAQALPSPGPPSPPTLCPLASPDLRALLEHYSELLVQAVRRKARGD